A window from Kluyveromyces lactis strain NRRL Y-1140 chromosome E complete sequence encodes these proteins:
- a CDS encoding SKG-like transmembrane protein (some similarities with uniprot|P32900 Saccharomyces cerevisiae YHR149C SKG6 Protein of unknown function found in the bud tip and bud neck potential Cdc28p substrate) yields MATSTTGSSSTSSSTSTSTSTSKSSKCTGSSQHCEKPSDSTNTTAVVVAVVVPVVVVGLVLIFILYKVYKRNKKEELEDNDPDFDGDAEFLPDFGQEFEMERNVDPSGMRIPSSATRAFSVQPNPFNDETKSFAYSQSATNPFQLPTVTDDSETLRNFAKTFQNSDFDGYKLATRSASQISISRPTSAAGGSVPNNGNIQLSNLSKFSTVSNGNNSNGDDKILKYSEIVQDSGSPADEDDDDDEEDSKDSDLYSEPSPVKYSRGNVTQSYIHQDQEGFQPEVSMQESERTSEGIQLQKKPFLENEDDVYIQRDEEDSDEDVARMKSIYQVYLDRNGTVKTIREGNPVPEGFQPVAELPKDASNIITESSNSNEPTNPSNIPENYQAQPQHEYYQNGYSLQPEAPQYPEENYGRGTQADGNTQSQDTAAFENPNSNAPNQYSDPAPRVASSIYDTQSQYHNDHQQNQYYYNHQYYGQNQYDGSFPTYHNQIQHNLPPPNMESIEELPRPSNLPFSGSSHSLTSFKSKTTLKSPAAAAMTPQNNHNYNPIDHPELYFHQTNGSDLGLSSDQASSNTTPSQINSAGSKVLPHHLRQSVVMTNPNELSQNNLFKPAGSFSRAVADSRSNSLMSNTNTYQQQLQDTYIKSRVSGILDDTDVMHPPSMGTILPHSGSQEDLRKQLGSSHNYNVM; encoded by the coding sequence ATGGCTACTAGTACCACtggatcttcttctacGTCGAGTTCCACTTCGACATCGACATCCACTtcgaaaagttcaaaatgTACTGGTTCAAGCCAGCATTGTGAAAAGCCATCTGATTCGACTAATACTACTGCAGTGGTAGTAGCGGTCGTAGTTCCGGTAGTAGTGGTTGGACTGGTATTGATATTCATTTTGTACAAAGTATACAAGAGAaacaagaaggaagaaCTGGAGGACAATGATCCAGACTTTGATGGTGACGCGGAATTCTTACCGGATTTTGGACAAGAGTTTGAGATGGAACGCAACGTCGATCCTTCTGGGATGAGAATACCCTCATCAGCTACTCGTGCATTTTCGGTACAACCAAATCCTTTCAACGATGAGACCAAATCGTTCGCTTATTCTCAGAGCGCAACAAATCCATTCCAACTGCCAACTGTGACCGATGATTCCGAAACGTTAAGGAATTTTGCCAAGACTTTCCAGAATAGTGATTTTGATGGGTACAAACTTGCGACGCGTTCTGCTTCTCAAATATCTATCTCGAGACCCACGTCAGCGGCAGGTGGGTCTGTCCCTAATAATGGGAACATTCAACTGTCGAATTTGTCAAAGTTCTCCACAGTTTCGAATGGTAATAACTCTAACGGTGATGATAAGATTTTGAAGTACAGTGAAATTGTACAGGATTCCGGTAGTCCTGCAGACGAggacgatgacgatgacgaagagGACTCAAAGGATAGCGACCTATACAGTGAGCCTAGCCCTGTTAAATATTCCAGAGGAAACGTAACACAATCTTATATTCATCAAGACCAAGAAGGGTTCCAACCAGAAGTTTCAATGCAGGAGTCCGAACGCACATCAGAGGGAATTCAATTACAGAAAAAGCCgttcttggaaaatgaagatgatgtcTACATTCAACgtgatgaagaagactCCGATGAAGATGTGGCTAGAATGAAATCGATATATCAGGTTTATTTGGATAGAAACGGTACTGTGAAAACCATTAGAGAAGGAAATCCGGTGCCCGAAGGGTTCCAACCGGTTGCAGAGTTACCGAAGGATGCATCAAACATAATTACTGAGAGCTCCAACTCCAATGAGCCTACGAATCCATCCAATATACCTGAAAATTATCAAGCCCAACCGCAACATGAGTATTACCAGAATGGCTATTCTCTTCAGCCGGAAGCCCCACAGTACCCAGAGGAAAATTATGGTAGAGGTACTCAAGCTGATGGCAATACCCAATCACAAGATACAGCAGCGTTTGAAAATCCTAACTCGAACGCACCAAACCAATATTCAGACCCTGCGCCAAGGGTAGCGTCATCAATTTATGACACCCAGTCTCAGTATCATAATGAccatcaacaaaatcaataCTACTACAATCATCAGTATTACGGACAGAATCAGTACGATGGAAGTTTCCCAACATATCACAACCAAATACAGCATAATCTCCCCCCTCCTAATATGGAAAGCATCGAAGAGCTCCCACGACCATCTAATTTACCATTTAGCGGTTCCTCTCATTCGTTAACGTCATTTAAATCAAAAACCACCCTTAAGTcaccagcagcagcagctaTGACACCACAAAATAACCATAACTACAATCCAATCGACCATCCAGAACTTTATTTCCACCAAACAAACGGATCAGATTTGGGATTATCCTCAGATCAAGCCTCCAGCAATACAACACCATCACAAATTAACTCTGCAGGAAGCAAGGTATTACCTCATCATTTGAGACAATCCGTGGTGATGACAAATCCAAACGAGTTGTCTCAAAATAACCTTTTCAAGCCAGCTGGATCATTCTCTCGTGCTGTAGCGGATTCAAGATCCAACAGTTTGATGTCAAATACTAACACTTATCAACAACAGTTACAAGACACTTATATTAAATCGAGAGTAAGCGGTATTCTTGACGACACCGACGTTATGCATCCACCAAGCATGGGGACTATTCTACCGCACTCCGGATCGCAAGAAGATCTAAGAAAGCAGTTGGGCTCATCACACAATTACAATGTCATGTAA
- the IMP3 gene encoding snoRNA-binding rRNA-processing protein IMP3 (highly similar to uniprot|P32899 Saccharomyces cerevisiae YHR148W IMP3 Component of the SSU processome which is required for pre-18S rRNA processing essential protein that interacts with Mpp10p and mediates interactions of Imp4p and Mpp10p with U3 snoRNA): MVRALKHHEQKLLKKVDFYEWKQDQNHRDTQVMRTYHIQNREDYHKYNRICGDVRRLAHKLSLLQPTDPFRIKHEQLLLEKLYHMGILSTKSKISALENKVTVSAFCRRRLPVIMHRLKMAQTLKDAVQFIEQGHVRVGPNLITDPAYLVTRNLEDYVTWTDSSKIKKTVLRYRNAVDDFDDA; encoded by the coding sequence ATGGTAAGAGCATTGAAACATCATGAGCAGAAGCTTCTCAAGAAGGTCGATTTCTACGAATGGAAACAGGACCAGAACCACAGAGATACGCAGGTGATGCGTACGTACCATATCCAGAACCGTGAGGATTATCATAAATATAACAGAATATGTGGTGATGTGCGTCGTTTGGCACATAAGCTATCGCTTTTACAACCTACAGATCCCTTCCGTATCAAGCACGAGCAGCTCTTGCTAGAGAAACTATATCATATGGgcattctttcaacaaaatccAAGATATCAGCACTAGAGAATAAAGTTACAGTCTCGGCTTTCTGTCGTCGTAGATTGCCTGTAATAATGCATAGATTAAAGATGGCACAGACACTCAAGGATGCCgttcaattcattgaacAAGGTCATGTTAGAGTAGGACCTAACTTGATTACAGATCCAGCATATTTGGTAACAAGGAATTTGGAGGATTACGTTACATGGACAGATTCATccaagatcaagaagacTGTACTACGTTATAGAAACGCGGTCGATGATTTTGACGATGCCTAG
- the MRPL6 gene encoding mitochondrial 54S ribosomal protein uL6m (highly similar to uniprot|P32904 Saccharomyces cerevisiae YHR147C MRPL6 Mitochondrial ribosomal protein of the large subunit): protein MTFVSRRLFSVSALLRSHIGSSPVYLTPETKLVVESMKLPKIIRKGNKSLKLSQNVTVSGPLGKIDMEIPDFVEIKQDGSSGKIEVAVKDSTDKTQRSMWGTVRSHINNHITGVNESHMAVLKFVGTGYRAQLEENNTFVNVKVGASVRQGLPIPEGIIVKSPVPTSLIVEGVNKQQVLLFAANLRKFHPPEPYKGKGIYVNNETIKIKDKKIK from the coding sequence ATGACATTTGTTTCCAGAAGACTCTTTTCTGTGTCGGCTCTTCTGCGCTCACATATTGGTTCTTCTCCGGTGTATTTGACACCGGAGACCAAGTTGGTGGTGGAATCAATGAAACTGCCAAAGATCATCAGAAAGGGTAACAAATCTCTTAAGTTATCTCAGAACGTAACTGTATCGGGTCCTTTGGGGAAGATTGATATGGAAATCCCAGATTTCGTGGAGATAAAGCAGGATGGATCTTCGGGAAAAATCGAAGTTGCAGTGAAGGATTCTACCGACAAGACGCAAAGATCCATGTGGGGGACGGTAAGATCTCATATAAATAATCATATCACAGGCGTGAATGAGAGCCATATGGCTGTTCTGAAGTTCGTTGGTACCGGTTACAGAGCTCAATTGGAGGAAAATAACACCTTTGTCAACGTCAAAGTCGGTGCGTCGGTAAGACAAGGCCTACCTATCCCAGAGGGAATCATAGTTAAGTCTCCGGTACCCACGTCGTTGATCGTGGAAGGTGTCAACAAGCAACAAGTGCTACTCTTCGCTGCCAACTTGAGAAAATTCCATCCTCCAGAACCATATAAGGGTAAAGGTATCTACGTTAACAATGAAACTATCAAGATCAAGGAtaagaagatcaaatga
- the MRPL9 gene encoding mitochondrial 54S ribosomal protein uL3m (similar to uniprot|P31334 Saccharomyces cerevisiae YGR220C MRPL9 Mitochondrial ribosomal protein of the large subunit) has product MAFIGSPSSKIWTRLFSQSGVSNGAKLVAPSVASSIHLDPVDIKHSPENALKRRRLPLRCGALSKKVGMMPYFEKETGKRIAATVLQLDNNEVILHRTPAENNYWACQIGYGNKSPENVTRQMLGHFAAHVVNPKEKVTEFRVKDESGLLPVGSLIKPSWFKPGQYVDLRSISKGKGFQGVMKRYGFKGLKASHGVSVSHRSGGSYGQNQTPGRVLPGKKMPGHMGVDTVTIQNVQVLDVNDETGTVLVKGSVAGPNGAFVKIQDAIKKPTPV; this is encoded by the coding sequence ATGGCATTTATTGGCAGTCCTTCGTCGAAGATTTGGACAAGACTTTTCTCACAAAGTGGAGTATCGAACGGTGCCAAGTTAGTCGCACCATCCGTGGCAAGCAGCATTCATCTAGATCCTGTAGATATTAAACATTCTCCAGAAAATGCGCtaaagagaagaagattacCTCTACGTTGTGGTGCTTTGAGTAAAAAAGTAGGGATGATGCCGTATTTCGAGAAAGAGACTGGTAAACGTATAGCAGCTACTGTACTTCAGTTGGACAATAACGAAGTTATACTACACAGAACTCCAGCTGAAAACAATTACTGGGCTTGCCAAATTGGTTATGGTAACAAGTCGCCGGAGAATGTTACCAGACAAATGTTGGGACATTTCGCTGCACATGTTGTGAATCCAAAGGAAAAAGTTACCGAGTTTAGAGTCAAGGACGAATCTGGACTACTACCAGTGGGTTCTTTAATCAAACCTTCGTGGTTCAAGCCTGGCCAATACGTTGATTTAAGATCAATCAGCAAAGGTAAGGGTTTCCAAGGTGTAATGAAACGTTATGGAttcaaaggtttgaagGCATCCCACGGTGTTTCCGTATCTCACAGATCTGGTGGTTCTTACGgtcaaaatcaaacacCTGGTCGTGTGTTGCCTGGGAAAAAGATGCCTGGTCATATGGGTGTCGACACTGTAACAATTCAAAACGTGCAAGTGCTGGACGTCAACGACGAAACAGGTACTGTCTTGGTGAAGGGCTCTGTCGCAGGTCCAAATGGTGCATTCGTTAAGATCCAAGATGCTATCAAAAAGCCAACCCCAGTATAA
- the CRM1 gene encoding exportin CRM1 (highly similar to uniprot|P30822 Saccharomyces cerevisiae YGR218W CRM1 Major karyopherin involved in export of proteins RNAs and ribosomal subunits from the nucleus) codes for MEAVLDFSRDLDIQLLDQVVDTFFKGSGASQKEAQEVLTKLKDHPDAWQRADKILQYSNNPQTKFIGLSILDKLITTKWKMLPQEHRLGIRNFIVGMIISMCQDDQVFQTQKNLIHKSDLTLVQILKQDWPENWPDFIPELVLSSQASVNVCENNMVMLKLLSEEVFDFSAEQMTQAKALHLKQSMDQQFEQIFNLCYEILETASSPSLMVATLQSLLRYLHWIPYRYIYNTDILQLLSTKFLVSADTRAITLKCLTEVSQLDIPANDPKIASLTVMFFQNALQQIAVNVIPVNADLKNTYATANGNDQSFLQDFAMFLTTYLARHRSILEDDESLRELLITAHQYLIELSKIDERELFKTTLDYWNNLVSALYQEVQQIPQNQNNVLLKLSQGSNMFSGSNGAPHPEFLKRFPLKKHIYDNICSQLRWVIIESMVRPEEVLIVENDEGEIVREFVKESDTIQLYKSEREVLVYLTHLDVLDTEDIMLNKLAKQLDGSEWSWHNINTLCWAIGSISGTMDEETEKKFVVTIIKDLLALTDKKRGKDNKAVVASNIMYVVGQYPRFLKAHWKFLKTVILKLFEFMHETHEGVQDMACDTFIKIVQRCKRHFVVQQPNESEPFIQAIIRNIQDHTSDLQPQQVHTFYKACGLIISDERNPGEKQRLLADLMQLPNMAWDAIIQQSSTHLDILSDPETVKIVTNILKTNVAVCSAMGNDFAPQLSRNFTPMMSLCSAVSRCISTQVASDGIIATKTPKVRGLRTIKKEILKLMELYISSAKDLDYIVNDLASALFDSVLRDYYITVPDARDAEILSCMTTLVNKVGPMMISGVILILQSVFEATLDMINKDFTEYPEHRVEFYKLLRAINSKCFVAISQLPPPAFKLFVDAICWAFKHNNRDVEVNGLQIALDLIQNVDSASPSEFSNDFYKNYYFTFLSETFYVLTDSDHKSGFSKQAHLLMNLIARVEENRIAVPLYKEDEAPAVTSNQAYLANYLATMLSNAFPHLSGEQVMNFIQALLKQYHDPKHFTGTIRDFLVQIKEFGGDPTDYLFAEDKEQALAEQHKLERERASKIGGLLKPSELDDDE; via the coding sequence ATGGAGGCTGTTTTAGACTTTTCTCGGGACTTAGACATCCAGCTCCTAGATCAAGTGGTGGATACCTTTTTCAAGGGCTCTGGTGCGTCTCAAAAGGAGGCACAAGAGGTTCTTACTAAATTGAAGGACCATCCAGATGCTTGGCAAAGGGCTGATAAAATCTTGCAGTATTCAAATAATCCGCAAACGAAGTTCATTGGGCTTTCCATTTTGGATAAGTTAATTACGACGAAATGGAAGATGTTACCTCAGGAGCATAGACTTGGAATTCGTAATTTCATCGTTGGAATGATTATTTCAATGTGTCAAGATGATCAGGTTTTCCAAACtcagaagaatttgattcaTAAGTCTGATTTAACCTTGGTTCAAATTCTTAAGCAGGACTGGCCAGAAAACTGGCCAGACTTCATCCCGGAGTTGGTTCTCAGTTCCCAAGCTAGTGTAAACGTATGTGAAAACAACATGGTAATGCTAAAGTTATTAAGTGAGGAAGTCTTTGATTTCTCTGCAGAGCAAATGACGCAAGCTAAAGCACTACATTTAAAACAATCTATGGATCAACAATTTGAACAGATTTTCAATCTATGTTACGAAATTTTGGAAACCGCATCTTCTCCATCCCTTATGGTGGCCACTTTGCAATCTCTTTTGAGATACTTGCATTGGATCCCATACCGTTACATCTACAACACTGAtattttgcaattgttGAGTACGAAATTTTTAGTCTCTGCTGACACCAGAGCTATTACTTTGAAATGTTTGACTGAAGTTTCTCAACTTGATATTCCAGCAAATGACCCAAAGATTGCTTCGTTAACTGTAATGTTTTTCCAAAATGCTTTGCAACAAATTGCTGTTAACGTTATACCGGTGAATGCTGACTTGAAGAACACATATGCTACTGCTAATGGCAACGATCAATCATTTTTGCAAGATTTTGCCATGTTCTTGACTACCTATTTGGCCAGACACCGTTCAATattagaagatgatgaatcCTTGAGGGAACTATTAATTACTGCGCATCAATATTTGATTGAACTTTCGAAGATTGACGAAAGagaattgttcaaaacgACTTTGGACTACTGGAATAATTTGGTTTCGGCCTTGTACCAAGAGGTGCAACAAATCCCTCAAAATCAGAATAACGTCCTATTGAAACTATCTCAAGGATCGAATATGTTCTCAGGGAGCAATGGTGCTCCTCACCCggaattcttgaaaaggTTCCCGTTAAAGAAACACATTTACGATAACATCTGTTCTCAGTTAAGATGGGTTATAATAGAATCGATGGTTAGACCAGAGGAAGTTCTTATTGTGGAAAACGATGAAGGTGAAATCGTCAGAGAGTTTGTTAAGGAGTCGGACACAATTCAGTTATATAAGTCCGAAAGGGAAGTACTTGTTTACTTGACGCATTTAGATGTTCTTGATACTGAAGACATCATGTTGAATAAATTGGCAAAGCAACTTGATGGCTCTGAATGGTCATGGCACAACATCAACACATTGTGTTGGGCTATTGGTTCTATTTCTGGTACTATGGACGAGGAAACTGAGAAAAAATTTGTCGTTACAATCATTAAAGATCTTTTAGCCTTGACTGATAAAAAGCGCGGTAAGGACAACAAGGCTGTTGTTGCATCGAACATTATGTACGTTGTCGGTCAGTACCCACGTTTCTTAAAAGCTCATTGGAAGTTCTTGAAGACAGTCATTCTAAAACTATTTGAATTTATGCATGAAACCCATGAGGGTGTTCAAGATATGGCCTGTGACACCTTCATCAAGATTGTACAGAGATGTAAACGTCACTTTGTCGTTCAACAGCCAAACGAAAGTGAACCTTTCATCCAGGCAATAATTAGAAACATTCAAGACCACACCTCCGATCTTCAACCTCAGCAAGTACACACATTTTACAAGGCTTGCGGTTTAATTATTTCTGATGAAAGAAACCCAGGAGAAAAACAAAGATTACTAGCAGATTTGATGCAACTCCCTAACATGGCATGGGACGCTATAATTCAGCAATCATCTACTCATCTGGATATTTTGTCGGACCCTGAAACTGTGAAAATCGTTACCAATATTCTAAAGACAAACGTTGCCGTTTGTTCCGCTATGGGTAATGACTTTGCTCCGCAGTTGAGTCGTAACTTCACACCAATGATGTCATTGTGCTCAGCTGTGTCTAGATGTATTTCAACACAAGTAGCCAGCGATGGGATTATTGCTACTAAGACTCCAAAGGTAAGAGGTTTAAGAacaatcaagaaagaaattctAAAATTAATGGAATTATACATTTCCAGTGCAAAGGATTTAGACTACATCGTAAATGACTTGGCATCAGCACTGTTTGACTCTGTGTTACGGGATTACTACATTACCGTACCAGATGCCCGTGACGCTGAGATTTTAAGTTGTATGACCACACTTGTCAACAAAGTTGGGCCTATGATGATCAGCGGTGTCATTTTGATTTTACAGAGTGTCTTTGAAGCTACATTAGACATGATCAATAAAGATTTCACGGAATATCCGGAACATCGTGTGGAGTTTTATAAATTATTGAGGGCCATCAACTCCAAGTGTTTCGTAGCGATATCTCAACTACCACCACCGGCTTTCAAACTTTTCGTTGATGCCATATGTTGGGCGTTCAAACACAACAACAGAGATGTTGAGGTAAATGGGTTACAAATTGCTTTAGACCTTATTCAAAACGTTGATTCCGCTAGTCCGTCTGAATTCTCTAACGATTTCTACAAGAACTATTACTTCACATTCCTTAGCGAAACCTTCTATGTCCTCACTGATTCAGATCACAAATCTGGATTCAGCAAGCAAGCTCATCTtttaatgaatttgatTGCCAGAGTAGAAGAAAATAGAATAGCTGTACCATTATACaaggaagatgaagctCCTGCAGTCACTTCTAATCAAGCTTACTTGGCTAACTATCTAGCAACCATGTTAAGCAATGCATTCCCTCATTTGAGTGGTGAACAGGTTATGAACTTCATTCAAGCGCTACTCAAACAATATCATGATCCAAAGCATTTCACTGGTACTATTAGAGATTTCTTGGTCCAGATCAAGGAGTTCGGTGGAGATCCAACCGATTATTTGTTCGCAGAGGACAAAGAACAAGCTCTCGCGGAACAACATAaacttgaaagagaaagagcTTCCAAGATCGGTGGGTTATTGAAACCATCGGAAttggatgatgatgagtAA